GCTGTTTAAATCGCGTTTGATGATACTTTGACTTGTTACACGCTCATAAATAAAGGGAAATTATGTTACAGTTGTGTCCGTAAGCCGATTATGACGTAGATTCGTTAGAAAGTCGTCTGCCATTGCACAATCTTTGCTCGAATCACTCGAGTCACACGTAGCCTTGATCTTTCAACGTGCCTCGGATACGAAGTACAATGCGTGACATTTTGGACGCTTTCGTTTGGCACGGGATCGTCAGGTGGTAGGACTTTTAAACGAGTCCGTCAGCCTGACCTGCGCGACATAGCCCCGTGTCCGTAATGTTGATGTTACTTCCGGCAACTGATTTCCTGGTACCGGCTGATCCATTGACCTAAGAGAGGAGAGTTAAGTGTTCGGACAAGAGTTCGTGCCTCTACGTCTTACTATCACTCTATCATCGAATTCTTTTCGTATTTTGCGGAAAGTGTTACCTCGATTAGTAACCGTTACTGACCACGTTACACACCTGTCAAAAAATCTATGTAATTGCAAATATTTGACGTACATAAAACACTTTTTGAGGGCGAGGTTGTTACCACTATCTGTTTCAAACGTTGGCCATATCACTAAATCGTAGGATACCAAAAAGCGAACTCTAAGTAATCAAGTCGTTGACGTTTTTGTTGCAGCGTGTGGCGAACCAGGCGCTTACCGTTTCGCCACAGCCGGCAGTAACGGTGGAGGGGCCGGTGTCCAAAATGTCTCCACCAACGAACGACGTGACCAATGGCGTGGTAGCGCCACCTAACACCTTGGCGCCCCGGGTTTCGCCGACCACGAACCCGGCCCTTACCACCATCAACCCGCCAACGCACAAGCGGACTCCCAAGGACTTCATCTTTGGCAAGGCGATCGGCGAGGGAAGCTTCTCCACCGTAAGTGTATTATCTCGTTAACTCGATTAAATCATTAAAAAGCGCCGAATTACACTGAGAAGAGGGCAGAAAAGGGGGCAAGAAAAAAGTGTCGCCGGTCTCGGACCCTCCCGATGTGATTCCTCTCAAACTTTCCCCTTGTTACGAAGAAAGTTTCTCTCGTATGGCGCGTCAGTAGTAGCAGTTGTCCCTGAAACTTTTTCTGTTTCGCAACCCAACAACTCCTCTCCCTATTTTTACTCCCCATTTTTACTCCCCATTATGTTTAGTCGCGTACGCTACGAATATCGATCTAACCAGTACGTTGTTTCGATTGTTCCGTAGGTTTACCTCGCCAAAGATATCCATACTGGGAAGGAGTACGCGATAAAAGTGTGTGATAAGCGTCACATCATCAAGGAGAAGAAAACGGAGTACGTGAAGCGGGAGAAGGAGGTGCTAAACATGCTTGCGGGCGCGAAACACTCGTTCGTGCGCCTGTTTTGCACCTTCCAAGACGTCGAAAGACTCTATTTCGTTCTATCGTACGCGAAAAACGGTGAGCTCTTGCCGTATATCAACAAGGTGGGCTCGTTCGACATCGAGTGTACCAAGTTCTACTCGGCGGAGATCCTTCGCGCTCTCGAGTACCTTCACGGGCTCGGCATCATCCATCGCGATCTCAAGCCGGAGAACATATTGTTGGACGAGAAGATGCACGTGCTCATCACCGACTTTGGTAGCGCGAAGATTCTCAAGGACCCGGAGACAGTGATGACGCACCCCGCAACGGACGAttcgcagcagcagcaacagcagcagcagcaacaaccgTACCGAAGAGAACGCAGGGGTTCGTTCGTTGGTACCGCCCAATACGTATCTCCGGAGCTCTTAACCGACAAGACGAGCAGAGCCTCCGATCTCTGGGCCCTCGGCTGTATAATCTACCAGATGGTCGCTGGTCTGCCACCGTTCCGCTCTAGGAGCGAGTACATGATATTCCAAAAGATCCTAAAACTCGAGTACGAAATCCCTGACGGATTCTGCGAGCTGGCGAGATCCCTCGTCAGTCAGCTGTTGGTGCTCGAGCCATCGCAGAGATTGGGTGCCCAGGACGAACATGGTGCCGGATATCCCAGCATCAGGGCGCATCCGTTCTTCGAGGGTGTCGACTTTGAAACCCTCCACGAACAGACACCACCGCCGATCTATCCCTACCTACCCGGTACATCTGAGAACGAGGAGCTTAGGTCGCAGTACAGGGTTCCCGATCATCTAGAACCCGGCCTCGACGACAAACAGCTCACGAGGCTTCTTGGTCTGGGCATCGGTgaagacgatgacgacgacgacgacgaagataCCACCACTGAGCGCGAGAAACCGGCGCAACCCAGTACGGTTGTCGAGAAACCGAGGAGAACGAGGACCACTGCTGACGGTAGTAACATCGCCGATCTAACGCCGGAGGAGATCAGAAACCGGCTAGAGAAGCAACGTGCCTCGAACCAGTGGGACTGCTTCGTCGAGGGCAACCTGATACTGAAGCAGGGCTTCGTCAACAAGAGGAAAGGTCTCTTTGCTAGACGAAGGATGCTCCTGCTCACTACCGGACCACACCTATATTACGTCGATTCTGTAAACATGGTGCTGAAGGGCGAGATACCCTGGAGTCCGGAGCTTAGGGTAGAGCCGAAGAGCTTCAAGATCTTCTTCGTCCACACGGTAGGTTTCTCTTTCGTCGTCGCGCCTTTCCCTTTATAATTGACATTTTCGTTACGACGTTTCTATAATTTGCTGTCGTTACCTGTTACAGCCAAACAGAACGTACTATCTCGAAGATCCCGAAGGATTCGCATTGGAGTGGTGTAGAGCGATCGAGAATATGCGAGTCCATTACTACGGCCTGCAGGAGTCCACCGCTTAAACAAAAGACTGATGAACACAGATCGTTTCGGATGGAACAGAGCAAATGAACGTTTCACCGATTACGGTAATAACAATGTCCGCGAGGTGCGATCATCGATGtattattaatttgtttatGGCCAGAGGGGGCGTTTATCTAGATCGTTTGTTAGCGTGTAACTCGGCATTAGGAGAGGTACATTCTAGAATAGGTTAGCATTTTTCTAACGCGTTCAAAGCACTGTGTACAGATTAGGAAAATTTTCTAGATAAAAATACAAAGTGTTTATATAATAGGTAGACTTCTGTTGAAGTACAGAGGAATGGAGAGCTATAAAAAGGCACAAAAAGTGTTATCGAAATCGTGCAATTGCCGGTTTTTTCACTAGTTACGTTTTGCTATTTATTATCGAACTCGGGGAACCTTGAAAAAGCTGCACGACGTTCCTCGAACGTGAACACACAAGGAATAGCGAAATTTTTAGCCAAGGTTTTAGCTGTGTGTATTCACAATGTTAAAGTGCTGCCTGTGACATAACGTTCGTGATCGAGGTCGCCTGGCTTGCCCACTACTTTCATTACGGGGAAAGGAAAATAAAGTCGTTCATCCGCGCGAATTTTGTTCTTTATAATTCGTGACACGTAATCGGGACATCACAATCAAAATTTTATCGTGCTAAATCGACGCTGCGTAACTCTTTGGGAGAAGAGACGAGAAACAGTAGTACCTGGTTGACGAAGAAAGGAACAAAAGAGTTATACTAACGTTAGACTAACGTAAACGGAAGCCAGGCGTATGTCGATTATTCGCGTTTAAAGCAGTGGCAGTATGTAGCAATTTTGTTCCAAATATAGCcaaaattaaatagaaaaatacagACGAGTTCTTTTAGAAGTTAAAACGACAGCGGAGTGACAATGTGTGATTCGTATGATAGTTTTGTGTTCGCTGTCGATTTTACGAATCTAGGACATCAATTTATATAGTCGAAGTTAACcaaaaaaagattaaaaaaaatgcaGTGGGGGACAACATTGCCGCTTTGCAGCTTTAATAAATAGTTTACGTTGCCTGAAAGGGATTTGCGGAATGTTGCGCGTTATTCCGTTGGGTCCCTTGCTCTCTTCATATTACAGTATTCTTCTCGTTGTTCGTTACCCCTTTTCCTCCTCGGTACGTTGTAAATATTAGCGCGATGTCACGAAGAGCAGGCTTCGTAAAGCATATACTAATTCTATACATAGTTCTATATATTTGTAAGTACAAAAATCGTTGTCCAACCACGGCGTTTTTACGTTCGTTTCTTAGTCCGATTTTCTTCGTCTCCGATCTGGCCCTCGCGGACGTGATCGAACAATGTGTATAGCCGGGAAGTAGAAAAACATTGTTTAGGTCTTAATTGGAAATAATGTTTAGtagtttaaaagaaaaaagatgcaaGAAGAGAAGAAGATTAGCGTTTGTTGTACAAAGAGAAGCGGTGGAGATGGGAAGAGTGTTCTTTTTGTTCTTTTCCCGTGAAAGACTTGGCACTTGAACACTATAAATTAAGTAGTTAGGAAATAGAACCCTTTAAAAAGGATAGCTTTAAGAGAAGTAGTATCCCGTTTAGATTTGCGAGAATCACACACACAAACACATACACTACTACACTCGTTGCGTTCAAGCTATCGTCGTTGTCGTTCTTACTACTATTCTAAGTTTCTAATATTTAGTAATTCTACTACGATTATAGTTaacaatattaattaattatttcatcGTATTACCAACGTATAAGTATTTTTCTCCCCTCGTAACTGTCGACGTATTTAATTGAACGATtttgttttttcatttttttttctcacACGCGAtcttttcttaatttattaTTCGCCGTAATCGTCctacgtttatttattttttatagttTACGTTTCCGCGTTAGTAAGGATCACACGCTTCGTTTATGTGTAGGCGTTCACATACAGACTTAGTACTAGTACCGCTACTACCACTGCGACTATTATTATTAgtgctattactattactattactatacctATTACTATCCCTATCATAGCGTCGTTGTTGCATACGTAGATACACGCATACGAATGCGTGCTCGTCGCGTGTATATACGCATGCACGTGCTTATAATACGTTCTGTAACTTATATTATTACTCTCTATCCTCTTTAGGCGTAATTTTAGGTATTTTGTAAATAATACTGCCACGTTTATCGCGTCGACTTGCCGAAACGCTATTCCTCGACTTTGTGGCGCTATCGAGTCGTGGCCGGACTGTGTACGATACAGTTGTATATTatctatacataaatattctatatatacatatataattatatatataaaaaggtatatatatatacacatagacgcgtaaagttatataaaatatttatgaattgTGAATAGTAGTTAGGAGAATCGTGTATAAACGTTCGTTTGTAGATTTTAGGCCGAATACGCGCTTAGGTTTAATACTTTGTTGACGTTACCTTTGCCACGACTTGATTGCGCCGTTTCATTACACGTTGTACTATAAACGCATGATAATCTCCACGTTCTCCTCGCGATATTTAGAGAGACTTAAACAGGGTATTCGGAGAAGTATTCGATGGAGGGTGGTTCGGTCGTCGTGCCTGCGACGCCGCGTGAGTGTGCTCGAAAAAATGGTGATTCGTTTATGGATCAACATTGTCCTTGTGCCCAGTGGCTTTTCAAAATGACCGCTTTTGGCTTGCCACGTACGGTGCTTGCGGGCTAAAACGGGGCGCATAGGCTCGACGATCGTCCACCCTCGTCGTTTCTTTCTCTTCAATTAGTGAGAATCGATCGCGAGGAGGAGGTATTCGATAGTTGTTGCCGCTGACACCCCGCCCCCTCCCCGTCCTAATCCTTATACTCTTCGTTCCGCAGAATAGCGTTTCGGTAGCGTTAGGTAAAATGAAGCACCAATACACGCAGTCTTTCTGTCAAAACGAAGCGCGTGTCGAGGACATTCTCAAAATTTATAAAGCATGCGAATGTTGCTTTAACAAAGACGACGCGGCGACGCTGTTTCACGGCCGAGTCCGATATTATAGTTCCTCGTTGCCTCGATCAACTGCTTCCTTTCCGAAGAAAGAATGCGTTCACTATCCTATCATCAACCCTGAGAATCGTTTTAATCATGGGTCGTTGATACGGAGTGCGACACCGGCGTTTCCATTGTTGTAAACTTTGTAGGTTCTACGTTTTATGTAGACGTTGCAAACTTTCTGATGGAAATGCGTAAATTTTTCCTAAGCGCTGGCTCCTGTCGAGGGGAAGGATGGTCGCTTATTAAATAGTTTTCCGTCGGTTTTGGAGACTGGTCTTGAGATTCCTAACCCCCAAAGGGCGACGCTTACCTCCTTTTTTATTATAGTTCACTTGCTCTAACTGAACTTAAAGAAAACTTCTAGTGTATTTGTTGAGTGTCATTCGACGCAAAAGATCTAGCTAATTTAATTTATACGCTCGCGAGAGGGAAGAACGAATACTTAAAAAGATCAAGCAAGAATATGTGTATGTAAGAAAAGAAAACATTCGAATGCACTAATGTAAACTACGCAAGCAATAACAGCAAGGCCTTGCGATTATTCAAATGCCTACCGTTTCGGCGTAACAAGGACGGTTCAACTATTAATTGCAGTATTATTAAATGTATGCAGACTAAAGTACACTTACACGCGTACACCTACACAACGGTTTACTTATACACATTAAATACTTCACATTGGATAAGAAGACTCTGTAAATAGTTAGTATGTAATTGATATTATAGGTGATACAacctattaatattaatatcaaatttatttatagTAAATTTTCCGAAATATCGCATATCTATGTGTTATTTAATTACCATAACCTTTCCTATCCTGTTTGAAAATTACCGTTTTATTCCTATATATTAAGTTAAAAAGAATCAATAAATTCTTGGTAAGGTATATACAGAATGTATATTTACAATACAATTATTGTACATTATAAACTAATTACAAGATACTTAAGATCATATGGCACACTAAAAATGTCTTGATGACATTGGAACTTAAGTATTTCATTCCATTAACATTAATCCATATTGCATAAGAGTACATTTATTACTGAATTTTCTTGTAACTTAaggaattaccatataaaaaGCACATCTAGTTATTTGAATAATTGATTATTTTCTTCGAAGTATGTTGCGTGCTACAGTAGCGGTGGTTATTTGCGTAAAAACAGGTATAGGAAGAGATTTTTCTGATTAATTTGACAAATGCGCCAGCAAATGCTTTTTTAAATCCGGCATATTCTTTGAAATGGTTGGGCATTTGTGACACTTTAGCGGAGTATTCAAGTGTTGCGCGCTCTCTTCCGATTTCAATTTCTTCAGTTCACCTTTCTCGCGTAACTGGTTGCAAATGTCTgcaatttataaaaaatgagGTTTGTTCTTTTATTAAACGGACACAGATACATTTACCTGTTGAATGTAGGAAGAAGGGAGTTGTAAACGAATTCCAATGATACTTGGTCTTTAGACAAGGACTATTAAAATCTGTACTTATTACGTGTAAATGTAATCTGTGCATGCTTGGTACAGCATGGTATCCAATACTGCATCAAATAATATGTTTACATGGTATTAGAGCGACTTAATTTTGGTGTGGAATAAAAACAATATCTATACATACAGGAACTCAGACTCTTTATGTTCTTGAGTTAAATCTTCAGCAACGCTATGCATGTGGAACAAtaaatcttcattttctttttttatgtgCCACAGAGATGGAATGTCTGCTTTTGGTATAACTAAATAGTGATATTGAGCTTTTGGATATTTATCTTTGATGACAACAACTTTATCATTTTCCTTTACTTTATACTGAGGATCTTCCATAGAAACAAGCAAACCTGTTGCCCAATCACGTCTCTTTGGAGCTATTGCATCGGTTGATGTAACTTTTAGGGTTCGTTTCATTATTATTTCTTGATTTTCACCTTTTGCAGATCGTAATTTCTATCAAAATATATACTCACACAGTGAAACAAATTTTCGGCACTTTGTCCATGTTATAAATAGCATAATGCAATAATATAGTAATAAAGTactaaaaataagaaagaactccaaattaatttaatattattttaatcatATCGTAATTTTATACTTACCGGGGTAATGCAAAGAATAAGATTCACTGTTGGTCAATAGTACTTCAatttctatgaattttatacTAAAACAGATTAGCGTATAAATATCTCAGAGGTTATGTTTGTGATGTGATATGTGTTATAAGGTACGAAAAGTAGATAATTATAGAGAGAGTGCTTGCATTCTGTTTGGAAAGACGTAGTGTGTACGTAATTAGCACTAAGCATGTTTATCAATTTTCATTTCCTTTGTATTTAATTAATCTTGTTCACTTCCGACCTTTCTGAATACGGAACAACGTCAACTGAAATTGACATTTATCTACGCTCCGTTATTCCGAATCATACAATACGGATGCGCATGCGTTCAAGTTCTTAGCGGctttgaaatttgaatttctaaAAGAATTTAAATGTGTGCATTTTTATAAGTAAAAGAATTTCCTAAGTAAATAGAGACGGAAAAAGAATAAACAGTCTATAATaactttaaatttatttatttactcaaaTGGAAGGCAATCGATAAATTtgcaacaaataaaaataaataacactCTCTCTAGCAATAATTACGTGATCGTTACTTAAACGTACATTACAATAAATTCATAGATACTTAACAAAACTTatacctttttctttttcgcatGCTCATACAAAATATGTTTGTGTAATTGTATGTAGGTGTGTGTCCGCGCGTACGCATGTTCATGTTCATATTACATTATCTTTTGTTACTTTCAGTACAACCGCACGTAGCATGTTATAAGTATATTTCACAAAAACTCTATATACAGACGAGTCTCGTCCCGTAGAATTTCATCTAATcgcttattttttttttttgttgttgttcaTATATTCATCCGACAATATTCCCATACGCTCGATTATACAAACAAAGACACTTTCACGCGTTTCACGACAGACTATCAGATTCGCACAGCCTGACAAATCAATCAATCAATCATCGATAGATTTCATGATTCATGAttcgaagaaaatgaaataattacagGATTACAATGCTAAGCAACGATATTTGCTGCAATacgttaaaaaaaagaaacaaaaaagatGAGGGATCGTACGCTATATGTTGGTCGATGGCGCTGGTCGTCCGCTTGCTTGTGATCACTTAAGTGTGCTTAAATATCGCAATTGTTTTATCCTAAACATATTTGTACAAGCAAGCCCGTTTCATAGATGACAAGTCGGCATATTCATGACTCTAATTTACGTATGATACAATATTTTACAACACGATACAAACTTTTATTGTCATGGCAACGGGTGATACAATTGTAATGACGAAGCGATACGCGGTGGCAAGGGGATTTTTGGCACGATTTTCTACCCCGATCACGCACCATGTTCTCTTCTGTATTTTCGTGGAAACATTCCTCTTTTTCCATATTTTCCCGCGCTATGGAGCTTAAATGCAAAATTAGTAGTGTAGTTACAAAGCGATTTTTAATATTCAATCGAATAAATGGGACCAGGTTCGATTTAAATGCACGGATTCTGAATTGATTCTGACCGTAAACACGAGAGGGCACTGTAAATTGAGTAGGTTATGGCGCGCGAAAAGTGTTGCGCTCGAGTTTTATTCCGAATATACTTGTTTTATTCACCCGCTTGTATTTGTAATTACATTCGATCGTCAATTTCGTTaagatatttaagtatttacGATCCGGGTCATTTACACTGATTGAGAAACACGTTAAGTGAGAATTAGTGCTTTGCAAAGGAACTACCGTAAAATGAGGGTGCATCGCGACTGATTGCTTCATTGTTTCTACGAGGAGCATGGTGTCTCGGGGCTGATACGATGTTTCTCTATTGCATGTGAAGAACGTTTGGAATGTTGCTTTTTGCTGCTTCTTTGTGCGATATGGGGTGAACGATGATGGTATGTATTTGCTTGCCAAAGTGCCACTTTCTATCGTGAAAATAAGGGACTACGCCTAATCGAATCAACAAAGCACTCTTCGTCTTTAGAATTTGAATTCATACATCGTAAAAAAATTAAGATACTTTTTTACTTTAACAAAAGTATCCTGAATTACAGAAATGTTATTGGACCGTACTGTAAAAGATTGCTTTGTGATTCAATCGCGGCCACTCGAGGACAACTGATAGCTTTAAGTGGGGTTTCAATTAGCACCATCGCTGATCTCATACGCTGATACCGTCTCGACGCACTCACATACATTTTCACGTATTAATCACGCTAGATAACACTGTACGCATTCAACACTTTCGCTCCTTATTACCGATTTAGGCAGTGCGATCCTTTATCGTTACGTAGGCGTACGAAGCCACTTGGTTCTGCAAAGAACGtctcagagaaatggaaggcgCGTGGCTTCTTCCCTGGTGCTTTCTATTTTGCGTACGTTCAGTAGAATACAACATGAAACACATACGACACAAACGTAACCTATATAACAACATCTTGACACAATccaatataaataaacataGCTGCATTTATCGTTTCGAATTGGGTACAATGCGACGTATAAAGTTAGGTTAGAAGCTTCGATCGGCCAATCAAAATTCTGAGACGAATCCTTCTTAACTCTTGCACAAATTTATGAACAAAAGCGTGGCTCGTGGTACGCGTAGTTTCGATCTCTTGCTCATTTGGAAACATGGAATGTcacaaaaacaacaaaaaagatTCGTAAAGGGAAACGAAGAAACAGGAGAACCGCACGATACCCTTACATCGGTATACCTTTTGTCTGCACCCATTCTGAAAATTTCTATGCGATTATTGATTATAATATGTATGTGTAATCTCTAACATCACATGCTCTGCcttagaaaaattatatatagcTGTGCGGGAAAGCCGTCGATCTTGCTTCTTCTGGTTTTCCTTTTCTTTacttcttctttcatttttttttttttttttttttaattactttttcctttttgtcTTACCGAACGCACTTGTGTTTTCGAACTCAGCGTACactatattttacatatatgcatatatatatgtatatctatgcctatatacatatatacatacatacaatcGTTTTACAACCGTTACAATAtacttattttcataaataagtATTTCGATTATGCCGTTACAATTGAATAAGGTTCTGTTTCGGAGGGATGTAGTTCGAAGGAAATGAGGTTGGAAGGGAGAAGCATACGAGAAAAACATATACGCCGCTTTCCCGTTTTCCTGTTTAACACACATGCTATTCGCAGTTATTAAAACTCAAGCAACACACGACTGTAGACTGGATAGTAAAAACTAGCTAAAACGTTCGTAAGGAGATTCTTTGGAGAATTTTGAAGATATCGTCGTTGTCGTCTTATCTCCGGTCGCAGGATGCGTTCGCCATTACGAACTCATCTTCGCTTTCTACATTCGTCCCGTTCGGACGATCATTCGAATCTTAAATAGCCGTAATTACAGAAAAAGATCCACGCGATAATGCGCGACCGATCCGATGAAACGAAAGAACGACGGTACTATGCATTGGTTCTTATACTGACCGAGGAAGACCAAAGTATTCGTGCACTGATGACAATTATCTTCTATTATAAAACCCCTTAGAAACGATTGCTTCGCGGTCTTATTCTCACCCTTGCGTTTTCACGCTACGATCCTCTCGCAATTATGCACCTTTTTTTCACGTGTTTAAATTACTCACCTAGAATTGCGGTTTCGTGAAAATTATATAGTTAGTTACTCCTAGTTCAGTTTTCGTAAGAAAGTTCTTCGCTCGATATCGAGAAGCGTAAGTTGTACGCGTAAGTACAATAGTTTGAATGTCCACGGGAAGTTGCACAGCGCTGAACTCGCTAGAAAACAGTATCAGAGGCAAGCAACTGCAAAACGATTCATAAAAATGCACCAAAAGTAGTCACAGATTAATCACAACAAGTGTAGCACTTGGCTTCGTCAGGTTGTTAAGTTGTTTCTGTGCCTCGCTGGATCTTTTCGTTTTCCCGTTGATACGTGGATTAAGTACACAAGGCCGAGCTCCGAGGAAAGATCTCGGGCTAGGTTGCGAAGTCGACTTTGTCCCAAGTTAGTGACAGATCGGAAGACATCTTGAAGTCGGAGTCCTCCATGTTAAAGAGATCAAACGGGTCTTGACTACTAGCTAGCAACGGGTCGTAAATGTCTGTACCACTCGACAAACTTGTCGGTGGGGCTGGCTGATGATTCGACACCGTGGAAGCAGTCGGAGGAGACTGAGGCATCAGGGAATCCAGCCAGTCTGGATCGTCCATGTCCATGGGCATGTCGCCGATGTCCATCAACTCTTGGGGTGCTTCCATTTTTACTCCTAAGTCGCAATCCAATTGACTGAAATCCATCGTGTCTAGAGTTTCGAGGTCCAACTCGAGTTCCTGAAATGAAAAATCAATACGATATATTTTCCATTGACTTTGAAGACGAAGAAAATCCTCGCTTTGTAATCGGATATACCTTGAGGTCTAAATTTGCGTTATCCGAAGACGTTACTTCTTGAGGAGGCTGAGGATCAGGCGATGCTTGCTGGGCGGACTGCGGGCTGAGCAGCATCGCGGCGTCCAGGTCACCCTCCGAGGTTAGCAGGTCTGTGTTGAACGACGAGATCTCTTCCTGCTGCTGTAACTGTTGTAACGCGGTTGGCAGCTGGATAGAGAAGGTTGCCAAAGGCAAAGgaggcggtggcggtggcgccGG
This portion of the Bombus affinis isolate iyBomAffi1 chromosome 1, iyBomAffi1.2, whole genome shotgun sequence genome encodes:
- the LOC126918014 gene encoding 3-phosphoinositide-dependent protein kinase 1 isoform X9, which translates into the protein MSPPTNDVTNGVVAPPNTLAPRVSPTTNPALTTINPPTHKRTPKDFIFGKAIGEGSFSTVYLAKDIHTGKEYAIKVCDKRHIIKEKKTEYVKREKEVLNMLAGAKHSFVRLFCTFQDVERLYFVLSYAKNGELLPYINKVGSFDIECTKFYSAEILRALEYLHGLGIIHRDLKPENILLDEKMHVLITDFGSAKILKDPETVMTHPATDDSQQQQQQQQQQPYRRERRGSFVGTAQYVSPELLTDKTSRASDLWALGCIIYQMVAGLPPFRSRSEYMIFQKILKLEYEIPDGFCELARSLVSQLLVLEPSQRLGAQDEHGAGYPSIRAHPFFEGVDFETLHEQTPPPIYPYLPGTSENEELRSQYRVPDHLEPGLDDKQLTRLLGLGIGEDDDDDDDEDTTTEREKPAQPSTVVEKPRRTRTTADGSNIADLTPEEIRNRLEKQRASNQWDCFVEGNLILKQGFVNKRKGLFARRRMLLLTTGPHLYYVDSVNMVLKGEIPWSPELRVEPKSFKIFFVHTPNRTYYLEDPEGFALEWCRAIENMRVHYYGLQESTA